The Microtus pennsylvanicus isolate mMicPen1 chromosome 5, mMicPen1.hap1, whole genome shotgun sequence DNA segment TATGTACCTTCTCCTTGTTGGGTGTAAAGCAATATTGAAATGACATTAAAATGATTGCAAAAGATTTAGAAAATTTCCCTAAGTCATTCTTTATTTGCCTAAGTTTTCCTACAGGTAAAAGAAATTCCATGGGGAAGTCGGTCTCTTGATCATATGTGTGGCCTCATTCATCATAAATAGTCCAAGAATCTGAGCATTTAATCACAACCTTTGGACATTGTGTGGATAGACATGACTGGGGCATCAAAGCAGGATTTTATTACCGCTGAATTTCCTAGtctcatgaatttttatttttattctaaagttGTAAgtctaaatattttttccttctgatttgtcTTCGTCAtcactttattttctaaatactcCATAGGGGACAGATCCAACTTTTGAAAGGCAGTAACATTTCCACCTCATATCCCCAAAGCCTAATGATTTGGAGAGAGAATTGTTTCCTGTGACAGTACCAAATAAAGAACAGAGTGTGGTTTTAAGAAATCAATTCACCTTTCTCAGACTTTTACCTTTTTTATACATTCAGAAGTTAATATaagattattataaattattctcTAAAGTGTTTAAGAAAACACTCCTAATGTAGTTTTGCTGAGTGTGACTTGGTTTGGGTCTTCAGTAGGAAATCTGCTCAGTGATGATATTAGTCAAGGGACTtcacttatgaaagaaaacagaatctgtAAGGAGGAATCTGATGCTCCTTCTCTATATAGATTTTTTCCCCAGAGCAAACCTCTCCTTGAGGCATAGCATGTTCTATGGGAGAGGAGAATTTTTATGATGAATTAGAAACAATTTATTTGAAGTCTATGTGGTCTAAATACTGCTCTACCTGGGAGCAAGGAGCACACCAGGTCTTCTGACCAGAAGGTAGGTGAAGCGACTTGAAGTAAGAATTAGAGTCTACAGGCTGCAATAGGTATCAGGTAACTCATTATTTTCTCTACCCCTGTCTGTATAAAGTACATGTCTATCTGCTGGTGTGACTTTATAAACTTTTTCTCCTGGTTTGCATTTTCCTTGGTGCGTCAGTCAttgtggggaaagaggaggaattTCTCAATTGCTAATgtttgggggttggagagagagaggagagaaagagagagagagagagagacagaaagagagagagagagagagagagagagagagagagagagagagaagattaaaTGTAGAAAAGGCAGAGCTGAATAGGACCAGGTTGTGTTAAAAAAAGGTTATCagatgtcagatgtcttcctgTTGGAGGAACTGATCCATGAAACATAAGAAGCTATGCAactttgtgtgttttcctaaTTCAGAGATTAAACCTTGTCAAGGTTATTTGTAATATACATAAACTTCCATCTCCCTTCTTATCTTTGTCAGTGATAAAGATGTTTTCTGCCGTCTCAAAAGTTttagttcttatttattttaattaatacattttatacaaTGCCCACCACCTCTccgaagtaattggtgctgccagaagcagacacatctcactgtcataaaacatcctaagttcttaaaatactttaaatgcaatattcctagatttgaaagatttgaagaatacctattcataagaaatatatctctatatatctagaaaacctaattaacatgactaaaagtttcattattataaatgactacctTTCAATTCATAATTTTTATGAATTCACAAACACATCATAccctaaaaaaagagaaaatatatacatataaaagaattgaccttaaattgtatcaataaaccaagatccattacaatgcaaagtattcatctctagagcatattttaaacatattctttTCCAGTCCCCTATTACTACTCCCAGATTCTCCCTCTCTATACCCAAccaactttgtattttttttcttcaaaaaatgaGCTAACCTAAACAAAAATCAGctaacaaaccaaacaacaacagtaacaatcCCACCTAACCCCAAACTACCATAGATTCCACAAGACCCCCCTCCTAATATAGAATCTGTTTTGTGTTGCCTCATTAATTCTGGGCATTGGGTGAACTTGGAGTATGGTTGATATACACAGTGTCACTCTatgggagaaaactgattttcctctctctcagtGGGTATCAGTTACAAATAGGTCTTTTGTCTGTGGTGGGATTTTTTTCATCCACTGGTCCTTTTCCATGCCGGGATTTTGTCTATCTTGATTTTGTGCAGATCTTGCACATGttgtcagtttctgtgagttcatatataccTCATCACTATTGTGTTTGGGAACATAACCTTTCCCTTTTcagcatttcttttctctatggAATCCACTCTCTATTGCTTCACTCACCTAATTCCACTTAGCTATTTTgaaatttctctgtttctttggaaTGAACATCTCTCAGTAGATTTGGTGGTAGATGGTGGGAAACAATTGTGGAACAGGGTGGAAAATATAGTTAGTTCCACACTCTCAGAGATGTGAACATTTGTTGTAGAAACATATTTCTTGAGGCAAGATGTAGAGGATTTTGCTTTGGTACAGTGAGGACTGGGACAACTGAGAGAAAACATCATGGAAGACATtgggaaatgacagaaacaacaggAAAATTATTTCTTGCGAAAGTGTAGCTTTGTTTCCTGGTGAGTTTATGGTTTTGGAAGTTGGATCTCTGGTTGTAACTGAATCACCACAGCTTATTCTGCGCATGTATCACTCTGCAGACTTGAAGACTGCATGTCAAAGGGAGCTTTCCTTGTCATGTTTGTCTGTCTCATCATATAATGTCTGCCATGTCACTACACATTGAGTCTGAGTTTGCTTTGTACTTCCCAACTTGTAGAATCATGAGCTAGCAAATGTGTACTCTTTATTAATTACAAAGTCTATACTACAGATGTAGTacttctctgaagaaaaaaaggataTAAAGAATTCCAACCAGCACAGTATCCAAGAGATGACTCAAAAGGAAGACTTATTAAATGCAATGAATATAATACAAACACATGATCTGTGTTTCTGTATatgcatctatcatctatctgcttATAATATATCTTGAAATTTTAACTTCAGAATTCCTTGtgataaattagaaaaataccTGGCTGAAAGTTAGAAGGACTTATTTTGAGTTACATTTTAACGTATAGTAAAACAGTTTGTTCTTTCTAGAATGCTTTTAGTATAATTAATTTGTGCTAaaaatttttggctttttttctagCCTTCATTCTATTTGATGTCCAACACACTTGAGCTGACTCCATGGCCAATGAAAATAATGTCACTGAGTTAATTTTCACTGGCCTTTTCCAAGATCAAAAAGTACAGAAGGTATGCTTTGTACTTTTCCTTCCTGTGTACCTGGCCACAGTGCTGGGCAATGGCCTCATTGTTGTGACAGTCAACATCAGTAAGAGTCTGCGTTCTCCTATGTACTTTTTCCTCAGCTCCTTGTCCCTGGTGGAGATTTGTTACTCCTCTACCATTGTCCCTAAATTCATCACTGACTTACTTGTAAAGATTAAAACCATCTCTCTGAAGGGCTGCCTGGTTCAGatatttttctcccatttatttGGAGTTGTTGAAGTCATTCTGCTTGTGGTgatggcctatgatcgctatgtggccatctgcaaaccTCTCCATTACATGAACATCATGAGTCATCAAGTGTGTCACATGCTGGTAGCTGGCTCCTGGCTGGGGGGCCTCATTCACTCCACAATCCAGATCCTCATCACCATTCCATTGCCCTTCTGTGGTCCCAATGTAATTGACCACTACTTCTG contains these protein-coding regions:
- the LOC142850691 gene encoding olfactory receptor 4B13-like, producing the protein MANENNVTELIFTGLFQDQKVQKVCFVLFLPVYLATVLGNGLIVVTVNISKSLRSPMYFFLSSLSLVEICYSSTIVPKFITDLLVKIKTISLKGCLVQIFFSHLFGVVEVILLVVMAYDRYVAICKPLHYMNIMSHQVCHMLVAGSWLGGLIHSTIQILITIPLPFCGPNVIDHYFCDLQPLFKLACTDTFMEGVIVMANSGLISIISLLILVTSYITILVNLRNHSAEGRRKALSTCASHITVVLLFFGPGTFIYMRPSSTYTVDKLVAVFYTVITPMLNPIVYKLRNAEMKNAIRKFWRQPEN